The proteins below come from a single Mya arenaria isolate MELC-2E11 chromosome 8, ASM2691426v1 genomic window:
- the LOC128243620 gene encoding protein NDRG3-like isoform X1: MARKEVEMNNNMEIFTIKLEQNGPMEKLTNIELTDIQCEEAKPRSFAVPSGISLQSDDVETSYGNIHVAIQGDRSKPAIFTFHDIGLNHTTCFQGFFNYPEMQPMMKHFCVYHLNAPGMEEGAMSLKPDFVYPTMDELAEAVLTVADHFGVKRFIGFGVGSGANILGRFALTHPSRVDSLVLVNATSTKPGWIEWGYQKMNSWYLWSGQITNFTEEYLLWHWFGYKTRWDNHDLVMVYTDYVKSINPQNLSLFIESYLKRSDLNMLRELDSIKKATVRTVKCRTLMLVGDDSPHLDDVVDMNGRMNPEETDFMKISDCGGMPLEEQPGKVCESFRLFLQGMGYIPTLRPTNKPSQYVTPVSRPNVLTKSEISSQAVC; encoded by the exons ATGGCTAGAAAGGAGGTggaaatgaataataatatggAGATCTTTACTATCAAGTTGGAG CAGAACGGTCCAATGGAAAAACTGACGAACATCGAGCTTACAGACATCCAATGTGAGGAGGCTAAGCCCCGCAGCTTTGCTGTCCCCTCCGGCATCAGCTTACAG TCGGATGATGTTGAGACGTCCTATGGAAACATCCATGTGGCCATACAAGGTGACCGCAGTAAACCGGCCATCTTTACTTTCCACGACATCGGACTTAACC ATACCACATGTTTCCAGGGTTTCTTCAACTACCCAGAGATGCAGCCAATGATGAAACACTTCTGTGTCTACCACCTCAACGCCCCCGGCATGGAGGAGGGGGCCATGAGCCTCAAACCTGA TTTTGTGTACCCGACAATGGATGAACTGGCAGAAGCTGTTCTCACCGTGGCTGACCATTTTGG TGTGAAGAGGTTTATCGGATTTGGAGTCGGCTCTGGGGCTAACATTCTTGGCAGGTTTGCT CTGACCCATCCTAGCCGTGTGGATTCTCTGGTGCTGGTCAATGCAACGTCCACCAAGCCTGGATGGATAGAGTGGGGATATCAGAAG ATGAACTCGTGGTACCTGTGGAGTGGCCAGATCACCAACTTCACTGAGGAGTACCTTCTCTGGCACTGGTTTGGATAT AAAACACGTTGGGACAACCACGACCTAGTGATGGTCTACACTGATTATGTGAAATCCATCAACCCACAGAACCTCTCACTGTTCATAGAGTCTTACCTCAA GCGATCTGACCTGAACATGTTACGAGAGCTGGACAGTATCAAGAAAGCCACAGTCCGGACCGTCAA GTGCCGTACTCTGATGTTGGTTGGCGATGATTCCCCGCATTTAGATGACGTAGTTGATATGAACGGACGTATGAACCCGGAGGAAACCGACTTCATGAAG ATCAGTGATTGTGGAGGTATGCCGTTGGAGGAGCAGCCGGGGAAAGTGTGTGAGTCGTTCCGTCTCTTCCTACAGGGAATGGGATACA TCCCAACATTGAGGCCGACcaacaaacccagccagtatgTAACACCAGTCAGCAGGCCAAATGTACTCACCAAATCAGAAATTTCCTCTCAAGCAGTGTGCTGA
- the LOC128243620 gene encoding protein NDRG3-like isoform X2 yields MSEHSALLDPAQREQNGPMEKLTNIELTDIQCEEAKPRSFAVPSGISLQSDDVETSYGNIHVAIQGDRSKPAIFTFHDIGLNHTTCFQGFFNYPEMQPMMKHFCVYHLNAPGMEEGAMSLKPDFVYPTMDELAEAVLTVADHFGVKRFIGFGVGSGANILGRFALTHPSRVDSLVLVNATSTKPGWIEWGYQKMNSWYLWSGQITNFTEEYLLWHWFGYKTRWDNHDLVMVYTDYVKSINPQNLSLFIESYLKRSDLNMLRELDSIKKATVRTVKCRTLMLVGDDSPHLDDVVDMNGRMNPEETDFMKISDCGGMPLEEQPGKVCESFRLFLQGMGYIPTLRPTNKPSQYVTPVSRPNVLTKSEISSQAVC; encoded by the exons ATGTCGGAACACAGCGCATTATTGGATCCCGCTCAGAGAGAG CAGAACGGTCCAATGGAAAAACTGACGAACATCGAGCTTACAGACATCCAATGTGAGGAGGCTAAGCCCCGCAGCTTTGCTGTCCCCTCCGGCATCAGCTTACAG TCGGATGATGTTGAGACGTCCTATGGAAACATCCATGTGGCCATACAAGGTGACCGCAGTAAACCGGCCATCTTTACTTTCCACGACATCGGACTTAACC ATACCACATGTTTCCAGGGTTTCTTCAACTACCCAGAGATGCAGCCAATGATGAAACACTTCTGTGTCTACCACCTCAACGCCCCCGGCATGGAGGAGGGGGCCATGAGCCTCAAACCTGA TTTTGTGTACCCGACAATGGATGAACTGGCAGAAGCTGTTCTCACCGTGGCTGACCATTTTGG TGTGAAGAGGTTTATCGGATTTGGAGTCGGCTCTGGGGCTAACATTCTTGGCAGGTTTGCT CTGACCCATCCTAGCCGTGTGGATTCTCTGGTGCTGGTCAATGCAACGTCCACCAAGCCTGGATGGATAGAGTGGGGATATCAGAAG ATGAACTCGTGGTACCTGTGGAGTGGCCAGATCACCAACTTCACTGAGGAGTACCTTCTCTGGCACTGGTTTGGATAT AAAACACGTTGGGACAACCACGACCTAGTGATGGTCTACACTGATTATGTGAAATCCATCAACCCACAGAACCTCTCACTGTTCATAGAGTCTTACCTCAA GCGATCTGACCTGAACATGTTACGAGAGCTGGACAGTATCAAGAAAGCCACAGTCCGGACCGTCAA GTGCCGTACTCTGATGTTGGTTGGCGATGATTCCCCGCATTTAGATGACGTAGTTGATATGAACGGACGTATGAACCCGGAGGAAACCGACTTCATGAAG ATCAGTGATTGTGGAGGTATGCCGTTGGAGGAGCAGCCGGGGAAAGTGTGTGAGTCGTTCCGTCTCTTCCTACAGGGAATGGGATACA TCCCAACATTGAGGCCGACcaacaaacccagccagtatgTAACACCAGTCAGCAGGCCAAATGTACTCACCAAATCAGAAATTTCCTCTCAAGCAGTGTGCTGA